GGCTTCATTGGcctcttcctcacctaggcatcttagAAGTACTGCTTCAAAAAAGCGTCCATAGAGAGTTTCTTTGTGGTAGAGGAAGCGAAGCGCTCGTTGATCTATTTCAAAGCGGTGTTTAGGATTATCTAGAAGTTTTCCATGCTCCAAATACTCAATCAgtggctgtctccactcttcagtgtcgactggaagtactgagatgacgtTTGTGTCATCTAGTAGCATTTTAGTGATGAGTgggatcacccatctttgggAAACCGGCACGTCTATAGCTTCGGCTTCTTCTAGTGCCATACTTGAGGCTAAGTTAGCGAGAGCATccgccatttgattttcttttcttggcacatgttctagcgTCACAACCttgaacttttgtagcagttgagttGCTAGTTGGAAGTATAGGatgagatcatctttcctcacttcATATTCAGTCaggagttgattgattatgagtttAGAGTCGTCATACACTTCTAGTGTTGTGATTTCCATGTCGATCGTCATTTGGAGTCCAATGATCAGCTCTTAGTACTTAGGGACGTTGTTGGTGCATATCTCGTTTAATCGGAAGGAATAGGGTAGTACTTGTCTTTGTgatgacatgaatactactacTGCCCTCGTTCCATCTATTTGTGCGGATCCGTAGAAGAACATTGCCCACGTCAGGAAGATGTcaatgtagaacacctcctcgt
This Pyrus communis chromosome 6, drPyrComm1.1, whole genome shotgun sequence DNA region includes the following protein-coding sequences:
- the LOC137735955 gene encoding uncharacterized protein, coding for MTIDMEITTLEVYDDSKLIINQLLTEYEVRKDDLILYFQLATQLLQKFKVVTLEHVPRKENQMADALANLASSMALEEAEAIDVPVSQRWVIPLITKMLLDDTNVISVLPVDTEEWRQPLIEYLEHGKLLDNPKHRFEIDQRALRFLYHKETLYGRFFEAVLLRCLGEEEANEAMEKVHSGEAYIITATYYFSKWAEVVPLKEVKKETIIRFIKEHIIHRYGVPRYIITDNAKQFSNQLMDELCKKYKFNQHKSFMYHAPTNSLAEAFNKTLCNLLKKVIG